DNA sequence from the Falco peregrinus isolate bFalPer1 chromosome 1, bFalPer1.pri, whole genome shotgun sequence genome:
AATGACAGCTGATGCTGCCCTGGGAGGGGGGGACCcgcctcccccagcaccccctgtCCTGGGGCGGGCAGAGGTGAGACACCCCTGGCAATGGCCAGGCAGTCCCCAAGGATGTCCCCTCCTGTGGTCACCCATCACGCCTGAGCTTTGTTTTGTCCCCTaggtaatttttattatttattttgcagacaAAGCATACCTCCCCTTGGcagttaaattttcattttcagcgCTTGCAACAGCACCCGCTTTTATTGGGGTGGTGTGGGCCACCTGCCAGCGTCACCCATTGTCACCCCATGCCACTCAGGGTCTGTGCATCACCTGGCAAGCCCCGCTacggctgggctgggaggggatggggcTCCGCCGACCACTTTTGGCTGCCCCGTGCCCCAGTGCCTGCCGCCTTGCCGGGGCGAGATGCCCTcgcctgtccctgtccctggggcGGCCGTGACTCATCGGGAGGCGGGCAAGAGCATGAGCATCTCGCCTTGAGTGAGGCCAGCCGGGGGGACAAAAGAGGCCACCCTCGACTCCCTCCCCCGCCACCTGCTCCCATGCTCGCCCGGGCTGCGGGTGCCTTGCGGGGatggcccccagccccagccgggGGCTGccgcagggctggaggggctgcctcccccatcccaccagctcCTCGGCCCTTCAACCAGCTGCCTGGCGACTGGCGCGCTGGCTGGCTCAACCTCTACCGCTTCTGGCAGGAGGGCGGCTTGCACAACGTCCACCACATCATGGCTCGCAAGTTCCAGCAGTTCGGGCCCATTTACAGGTGAGGCAGCAGTCtgcccccggcaccccccgccccgctccccccggctCCACAGCCTGCCCAGTCCAGGATGCTGTTGCTATTTCCAGTCCTGctctgggtgaggagggggtGAATGGGTGCCTGAGCTGCTGGAGCCGCCCGGCTGGCTGTGTGCCACGGTGAGGGGCGAAAGGGGAGACCCATTCGTGCCTGGCGGATGTGGGATGTCgggaggagggggtgggggggctggagACGGACTTTGCCCACCCTGATCTCCGTGGGGTCTGGAGCTGAcatccccaggcagaggaggaagggtgGGGGTCCAGGTCCTGCAcccctggctgtggctgcctgAGCCCTGGGAGCCTGATTCTGGTGCTGAGCCGCTGCATACCCTGGGATGGGACCTGCAGGCAGGATTTTAGGGGGTGCGAAGGGAAGGGTGGTTGATTTGGGGGCGCTGGGGGAAGGTGCTTGATCTGGGGAGGTGAGAGGCTGCGGGGAGGGGTGCAGGTGGGGGTCAGCGTGCGGGGCTGACCCCCCTCCGCACCCCAACAGGGAGAAGCTGGGTGTCTATGAGAGTGTGAACATCATCAGCCCCCAGGACGCTGCCACCCTTTTCCAGGCGGAGGGGACGCTGCCGGAGCGCTTCAGTGTACCCCCCTGGGTGGCTTACCGCGACTACCGCAACAAGCCCTACGGCGTGCTCCTCAAGTGAGTCGGGGTGCCAGGGGGTTACCCTTAAAACGGGGCTCCCAGGTTCTAACGCAATAGCCCTGGCACATGGGGTGGTGAGAAGCTGGAGCATCAGGAGGGTGATGAGGATGCTGACTGGCCCTGTGCTTTGGGAGGTGACATCCTCtgggagggggtgtgtggggttCGTGGATGGGGGAGGACACTTCTGACCCCCCACTTTGGTGTCCCACAGGACGGGGGAGGCCTGGCGCTCGGACCGCCTGATGCTCAACAAGGAGGTGCTGTCACCGCAGGTGGTGGAGAGTTTTGTGCCTCTGCTGAGCCAAGTGGGCGAGGACTTCATCCAGCGGGCACGGGCCCAGGTGGGGAAGAGCGGCCGGGAGCGCTGGACGGCCGACTTCACCCACGAGCTCTTCCGCTTTGCCCTGGAGTGTGAGTGTCTGGGGCATGGGTCTCTGCAAGGCATGTCCCCCTGAAACACCTCTTTGCAAGGTACCCGAGATGGGTAACACTGTGTTTCCGCCAGCTTCATCCGCAGAGATGGGCAAACAAGCTTCTCCCCCAAAGCCACAGGGTCTAGAGGGATGTCCTCTCCCTGGACAAGCAGAGAACAACCCAAAACTGTTGATAAAACACTGTTTTATCATCTACCGGTCATCAACTGATGCCCAACAAGGGATGCCTTCCTGGCCCTGTGATGCTCAGAGTGAGCAGGAGGCCAAGCCAGGTCCCCATAGAAAGGCTGGAGCTGGCCATGAGAGGGTGGAGGGGACGAAGTTCCCCCCTGGCTGGGTCCCCTCACGGGTGCTGTGCTTGCAGCCGTGTGCCACGTGCTCTACGGGGagcggctggggctgctgcaggacttTGTGGACCCCGAGGCGCAGCGCTTCATCGATGCCGTGACCCTGATGTTCCACACCACCTCGCCCATGCTCTACCTGCCGCCTGCCCTCCTCCGCCACCTCAACGCCAAGATGTGGCGGGACCACGTCCGGGCCTGGGATGCCATCTTCTCCCAGGGTGAGTGCTTCTCCTGCCCGCACCGTCCTGTGTCACCCAAGGCCCCTTTGAGGACCTGGGTCTGTAGCGCAACCTCATCTCACCAGCGCAGAGACCTTCTCCTGGGTCCAACCACCCAGCAAGGGGCCACCAGGTCCAGGAAGGCTTTTCATATCTGGAGCTTGTGGGGTGGAACAGTGGGGAACTGTCCAGGAGCGATAAAGGGCAGATGATGGGCATCATGTTGAGGGGAGCAGCTCTCCCAGAGGGACTTGTGGCCTCTGAGAGCTTTTGGCACCTGGCACAACTCTCTTGCAGGGTGTCCTCCCCCAGGGCATCCTCATCCCTAACCCTCTGTGCCCACCCAGCCACTGCTgggtcctgcagcagggaccGCAGTCCCAAGCTGCCACAGGAGCAGCTCCCATGGAAAAGCCACTGGCATGGGACAACGATGTCCTAAGGTGCCACATCTggtgccttcctcctccaccaTGGCCCTGGGGGAGGAAGACCACACCATGTCTCCATGTCTTTTCAGCGGACAAATGCATACAAAACGTCTATCGGGACCTGCGGCTGCAACGCAAGAGCACCAAGGAGTACATGGGCATCCTCTGCAGCCTGATCATGCAGGACAAGCTGCCCTTGGATGACATCAAGGCCAGCGTCACCGAGATGATGGCGGGCGGGGTGGACACCGTAAGGAGCGGGCAGGGttgctgggcagggagaaggtCCTGGCTGGTGTTGAGCCTcgctctcctgccctgctccagacCTCCATGACGCTGCAGTGGGCCATGTTTGAGCTGGCGCGGTCCCCGGGGGTCCAGGAGCAGCTGCGGGCAGAAGTCCTGGCTGccaagcaggaggcagcaggggacAGGGTGAAGATGCTGAAAACCATCCGGCTGCTCAAAGCCACCATCAAGGAGACACTCCGGTGAGGAGAAGCCCCCGCTGAAAaccacccccagccccttccctccccgaATCGCTGGCACTGTTGGGATGTCGTGCATTGAGGTGGGACATGAGCAGGTGAGGCTGCCCCCAAAATCAGGTGTGTGGGACCTGTCCCCCTAGGCTGCATCCCGTGGCAGTGACCCTGCAGAGGTACACCACTCAGGAGGTCATCCTCCAGGACTACCGCATCCCCCCAAAGGTTAGCATGGCCTCCAGGTCCCTCCTCACCCCAGCCTGCTTCACACAGGGCTCTGGGTGGAGGTGGGACCTGGAGCATGGGTGGGTGACATGAGGGAGCAGCCGTGGGGCTGGATCCCATCCTTGCACCCCCTTCCTGCACCCCAAGCACCAGCTGAGCCACGTGGGGAGCCAAGACCCACAGGGGCTGATCCTTCCCTGCAGACGCTGGTGCAGGTCGGTCTCTACGCCATGGGCCGGGATCCTGAGGTCTTCCCCAAGCCGGAGCAGTTCAGCCCCCAGcgctggctggcagctggcccCAAGCACTTCAAGGGGCTGAGTTTTGGTTTCGGACCCCGCCAGTGCCTGGGACGCCGGATCGCTGAGCTGGAGATGCAGCTCTTCCTCATGCAGGtgagcatcctgctgctggggacattGGGGGCATGGCACTGCAAGGGGTCGGGGAGGCGGCACGTGGGTGTTGGCACCTCCAGTGTTTCccatcttctcttttctcccacATCCCAGATCCTGGAGAACTTCAAGATCGAAACCATGAGAGCGGTGGAAGTCGGGACCAAGTTTGATCTCATCCTGATCCCAGACAAACCCATCTACTTGACCTTACGGCCGCTTGAGCCCCAAGCATGAGGAACCCGACCCCGGGTGACACCCAGCTGGTCCCAGCTGGGGGGTCACCCCCACCATCCCAGCAAGCGCTTTCAGCTCCTTACAGCCAGACCAGCTCAGGGATGCGAGCTGGGGGACGGCTGGGACGCTCTCACGGCCACAGCCTTGGCTCCGTGCATCCCTGCCTCCGCTCAAGGCTGCGCTTACGCCACGGGGGAGATAAACCCCCGAAACCCCAGCCCCCACCGTCACCCCACGGAGCGCAGGGTGGAGGGTGCTGCTGCACCCATCCGGCTGCGCAGGGGTCCCCAGGGACCACGCCGGGGACTGCAGCCCTGCTTCTCCGACACCCTCTCACGTTTTGCTTCGCCTCTGATTTACTCTGTAATTTCATCATCTGAAAAAGCACTGGCTCCTTCATGCCAGCATTagttttctccagctctttccccaggcacgggctggggcagagggtcCAGGGTCTGCGGTCTTCTCGGGGGGGCTGCGGAGATCGCTGGCAGGTTCTGCTGGGGAACAGGAGAATGTCTCAGGAGCTGTAAATACAGCCCTCTCTGGGGGGCATCGGGTGGGGATGAGAGGACTGCAACAAGGGGGTCTGAGGTTGGGGGGTAtcctgggatgctgggggggtCCTGTGGTGCCAGGGACCACCCTCCTCTCTACCTCTTGCCCAGGGTCctgcagggaaactgaggcaaatcCTCCCTGATGTAGGGGTGGGCACGGAGTCCCCCCGCTATCCCccccctgccagctgcctgaGTGCAGAGGGGTGGCTCTGAGCCCCCCTCGATCTTGAGcactggctgccagcccccatGTGGGGTGGCCCTGGTGCCCCCCGGGTGCTCACCGAGGCGGGGGCGTGGGGGAAGCCGTGCTCCCTCTCCAGCAGACGAGTGCCaagctcctgcttctcccttccccatctcctcgCCGCCTCCTCCAGCTGGGACAGACCCAAACCAGGCTCGTTCTCTCCAAGGTGCGGGGGCTAGAGGAGCCCCCCATTCTGGCCCAACACCCCCAAGCTCCCCACCAGCAAGTGGGGTGCAGGAGGGCGATGCCCACCTGCCTCTCCAGCACCCGCCCGCGGGCTTGtgcctcctccagcctggccagcagaGACAGCTTCTCCGCACCCCCGAAAACACCCTGCAGGCCATGAGatgagcaggagagaggaaaggcaaTGCTGGATCACCCCCCGCTTCCTACACCCTGCTCTTGGGGGGCAGCAAGCCACGGGGGTGGCTATCACCCCACAGAGCTGGAGTTGCCACCTAGGTGATGCCCCCAGTTTGCCCAGTTACCCCCTGGTGTTGCTTTCTGGGGTGCCACATCTCTactccccatctcagccctgttcccccctccccagtctCACCGGCAAAGCTGGGGGCCGTGGggagaggggggtggggtggtggtggggccTGGCCAGCTCCTCCCGCAGCCTGCGGTTCtcagccagcagagcagtgtACACCTCCTCGGAGAGGGCTTCAcctggggagtggggggggatGTGTCCTACACCCCCATCCCGTGCAGAGATGGGGGTTAGGAGCAAGCCCTCACCTCCCCGACACCCAGGAATGGGTGCTGGAGGGCTCAGGACCAACTCTGATCCcccaccacagaccatcccaCGGCCAAAGGAATGCAgcaggccccccccccccccgagggtCCCCATCTCTGCTTGCACCCACCTGATGGCTTCTCAGTGCTCAGGCCCGTCCCAgtgagctgctcctgcagcacccgCTCCATCACCTCGATCACCTTGGGAGCGAGCAGAGCCATTCCCATGTCACCAGCTCAACACGAGGCAGTGGTGACCATCACACCTCCCCAGCCACCATGGTCCTGGGACCAGGCAGATCTCAtggagggctgggatgggccggAGGGTCCCATCTGCTCCACAGAGCCTCATGCCCCCCCAGGCTGACCTTCCCACCCCGACCTTGTGCCCCACAACTCACTTTCTCCTGCTGCCGCACTGTCTCCTCCAAGCCCTTCGTCTTGGCCACCTTCTCCTGGCACCTCCTCAgcgcagcctgctgctgctggtgggctcgctggagcagcaccagctccttCTCCCGGTCGTTTTTctgggggggaggaaggggaaaagcccCCAGGGACCACTGCGCTGAGCCTCAAGCCTTAGGGCATCACTTGTAGAGCTGGGAGAGGCTCATGGTGGGGGTCACGGGGGTTTCAGGCACTCGCTTGGCTATGGGGGTGCCATGAcgctctccctgctgcccccctgctccTCCACCCCCACTCCATCcctcccaggcagctcctgcacacTCCTGCCACTGTCCATACCCGGATCAGCtcattctgcagctgctgaacacGGTCCTTCAGTCTCCTCATCTCTGCCGTGCTGGCCACCAGCTTGCGCTTGAGGGTGGCTGCAACAGCCCATGCCACATCCTTGTCACCTGGCCAGGGATGGTGCAGCCCCCTCTGCTGCAACAGGGAGGGGGGTCCCCCActtcccaccttcccctcccctgtCACGCACTGAGCCTGTCTAGCAGCTCCTCCCGGGTCATGACATCCAGGTCCACGTCGGTGAGCAGAGCGTGGCCCAGGTCCTCCTGCGTGGCCAGGCTGCGCCGCAGATGCCCGTTCTCCACCTCTAGGCTGGTGACATGCTGGCGCAGGGACAGGAGGTCCCCTGCCATCCGCTTCAGTGCCAGTCGGTAGCCGCTCgcctcctgccagcccagagcagagctgctggcaccccGCGGCCAGCCGGGGCTTTCCCCAGCACCAGAAGCTCGGCTGAGGGTATTTCTTTGGAGAGTCAGACCCACCATGGAGGAGCTAAGAAACATCCAGGTTTTCCCCTGCCTCTTGCAACCATCCATCCTCTTCCCATCCATCCATGCATCCATGTatccttctcttctcttctccatccatccatccttctCTCCTGTCCCTCCAAACCttctcctgcccacccccccatctctccctccagccaccagccccccccccccccatttccccATCTCTTCCTACCACCCCCTGGGAGGAAAACCAGCTCTCCCAAGACCATGgggtgcagcagtgctgcagctgggggtcAGCCACACGCTCTGAGCCTTACGAGGCTTTGCAGGTATTTAGAAGAAGGGAGGTGGTGAAGAATAACAGAGGGATGAATGTTTACACAGATGagcctggggtttttttagcaccCGTGTGGCTGCACGACACCTTGCCGGGTGATGCTGGGGGGAAATAATTCCCCAAGGGTTTGCACCTTCCCAGGCAGACCCTCCTGAATCCCTCCCTGCCACGCCGGGCTGTGGAGAGGATCCCGACAGCAGGGACCTTGGCCGGAGGGAGCCGCGTGCCTCCAGCTCCCCTGGCCCCCCACTCCCAGCCTTGGGGacggccttggccagcggcctgcggggggggctggggcgcggggagggggtGCAGCGGCATCACACAGccttggggaaggggggggcagGTGCAGCCAGAGgctcagccccctcctccccagctgcctgggatCTGGTTCACCCAGGACTGGGTTGGTGCCCAAGGTGCAGCCCCTTACAGCCAAACTCAAGCACTGCCCCCACCGAGACCTTCACTCACCGGCAGCACAGAGCCAACAGCAGCCGGACGTTGGTCCCCACCGGAGCCAGGACCTGCCTCAGGGACACTGCTGTCCCCCCCCatgcccccgctgccccctaCTCCTCCCATTCCCCTGGCACTCACCAGCTCCTGGGGGTCCCTGATGATCTCCTGGgacctgcagagcagagaacagGGGGACACCCTTGGCCAGCTGCTCCCACCAGAGTGAAACACCGGCAAAGCCTTTGCTGAGGAATGCTCTGTAGGAGCCAGGAGCCTGTATGGGGTGCCAGGGGGCAAGGCAAgtttgggtgggggtgggggtgcagtAAGGATGGGAGCCTGGAGGAGATGAGGAGAAAGATCAGCAgtggtggggcaggaggagaagctgctggGGAAAACATGGGGAGAACGGAGGAAGGAGGAAACCACCCCAAGGAGGATGAGAAGAAGGAGCCAAGAGGGGGCCGCAAAACCGGCGTGGTCCCCATACctctgctcccctgccagcGCTCCTGTCCCACGTGGGAATGGCTGCTTTCCGGGCAGGATGCTGGCCACGCTGTCAGCTCCTGGGAGGGACACGTTGTCTTGGTGGAGCTGGCAGGAGACATCAGAGAAGAGGGTGAGGATAAGGAGCAGACTGGGGAAAGCCCTCTGAGAGGAGCAGCAAGCTCCTTCAGCCCCTTCCCCATGGCTGGGAGCAGCGTTCCTGGCTTTCACCTGGAGCAAAACACCCTTGGCACTGCAGGTGTGGGGTCAGGATCCAGCCCTGCCCCAAAAGCCTCCACAATCACTGGCTGCGATGCTTCCAACACCCCGCTTTGAGGTTTGGGTGTAACATGttgtggctgcagggctggaagaCCTTCTCCTGAGGCTGGGGACACTTAGAAATGCCTGGCTTTGAGCATCATCGCATGGCTGGACCATTAACCCATGCACCCTTGGGAGGAAATTTGGTTGTGGCTGAAAGCAACCCCAGCCAGGCACTGTCCCTGTGACAGGGACCTTTGAGTCCTCAGCTCCTGTTGGTGACACCAGGAACAGGGCGACGTCCCCACCCCCgcccagtgcccccccccccccccccccactcacAGTGGCAGAGAAGGGTCTGTAGTACAGCATTGTCCCCGCTCCTGGggtgcccccagcaccctgctcccctcagccagccctgcctgccagcgGGTTgccaggctctgcctgctccaAACAAACTCCCAGCGGCTCAGCCACCCCCGGACAAACATCCCGTCCCCATCCCCGTGCCACCACCTGAGCTGCTGGCCAGTGGACTTACAGCCATGCTGGGGGGGTTGTAGCatgaggaaaagctgtttttcccaGGCCCTTCCTGCTGGCAAAGGGATTTTGGTGGTGCAAGGGCTCCTGGCAGCCTGGCACGCCGGTGGCTGTTGCTACAACACAACCCTTCCCTTAgcagctcctccctgcagcagctcagtgccTAAAATCACCCGGCTGCTCCCACACGGGTGcatcccagctgcaggcagctggctgtGCGGCTCCTTGCCCTGGCCACCCGCATCTCTCCCCCTCTAGCATCCCTCCTACCATCGCACGTGCCATTGCCCCTTCCAAAGCCAGCGGGCCCAGCGGgcagcacctgcctgcagctctgcctgcctgcaagcACTCCCTTTGAGACACCAGCCCCttacagcccccagccccccctccccagccccagccccgttTCGGTCCCCATTGCCTTatctcctgctcccagcagcgCAGACCCAGGGAGGTGACGGTGGCAGCCACCACCGGGTCCCAGTGCGGCCAGGTGGCTCTGGCAGTGACAGCACCTCATTTCCATGCCTTGGATGCGGGCATGGAAACGctctcccctcccagcacaCTTCTCTGATGTTTCAAATGCTCAATTAACTTCTGAGGACCAATGTCTTGGAGATGCTGGGCGGCATCAGgcttcagctctgccttggGGTTTGGCCTGATCCTGAACAGAGGATAATTTGCTGATCAAACCCCACTTTCATCCCCAGATTGAATTTATAGGATTTTAAGGCTAGGGATGCTCTGTCCCAGCTGGTTCCCCCAGTCCCATCCCCCTTTCAGGGCACCCGCAGCGGCTCTTGCACCTCCTACCCGCTGCAGCATCCTGCACCCACCTCTCCTCTGGTGTTTGTTAGGAAACAAAGAGGCCGGTGTAAGTCGATGGAGCCCCTCGCTACCTCGTCCCGTGCCATCAATTTTTCATCAAAGAGCCAGTGGGAAGTGTGCAATTATCTGCTCCATCAATAATGCACAGGGCTGCATTTGGCTTGcccaggctgggcagctgctttccctgcctgtgctggaagGTGCTGGGTTCACCCATGGCTTTTCTAGGCTCAGACAACACCTGCAGAGGCTGGAAGACCATACCCAGCCTTCAGTCCCAGCCCAGCGCTGCTCAGATAACCACCACCCCATTTTTCTGCCCGCGGTCCCACTCCCCGCAGGCAGCATCACCCCGGCGCTGTCCCCAGGGATGGGTGCAGAGTTAAGGGTATTTGGACACATTTCCCCCTACACCTCCTATCTCACATCCACCCAGAGATAGCTGCGTCTCTCCTTCCCGCAGGGGTCTGGGATGAAAGGCTGGGAATCCACGTCTGAAATGATGGAAGCTTTGAAACTCCTTGCACtcaactatttatttttaaatttttttcctcataatttCCAAGCCTCTGAAGCTTCCTCTGCCTTTAGAGCCTTTCATCCACCCCGACAAACCACCCCCCTCCTTCCTATATTTGCTTAGGccaagtttgttttttttttttattatttatttacttaacaAATTGCTCCAAGACGCTTTGATGTATCCGATTAGCTTCGACTGCTGGAATCAATCCATCTCTAGACTCTAGACGGAGCAGCATGGAGTGAAGCAAGGGAGTGGGGTTAGCAATAAACCGCCACAGGAGGCTGGAAGGTCCGAAAGTGGCCAAAAATAAGGTGTGCCAGAGGGTTCTGCATTGGCATGGCCTGGCCTGACCCCATCCCTGGCCGGGGAGGGGACAGCAATGCACCCTGAGAGCGGCTGAGGACAGGCCAACTCGTTTCACTTGTGAGCACAGAGGCATTTGAGCCCCTGGCAGAGCACCAGCCTCTTCCGCAACACAATCTCCCTCCAGCTCAACAAATAACATGTCCCTGGATGAGTATTAAGCCCAATTCCTTAATTGTTATGAAGATGGGATAAGCTCAGATTTACatatctgaggaaaaaaaaattgctgcagcagcttaggaagatcagagggaaaaaaaatcctatttctcCCTCTTTTGTGGAACAAAAGCTCACAAGGAAACCATCAGGAGATAGCTACGCCTTTATTTGCTTTGCCTGATGCCCTCATCAACCTTACACATCCCCTTGGGACACTGGTacgggatggggctgggggggatgtCAGGTCCTGgatgcccccagcccctccctggggacacacCAGTACCCAAACCCATCCTCTGGACAACGCCCGGGGAAAAGATGTATATGTGGGGCAACATTTCCCTGCCTCCCCCGCCCTACTTCCAAAATCAAAGCATTTCCCTGGTGAGCCCCAATCCCTGGGGCATTTATCGGTCCCCTGGGGGAAACAGGGGGGTCTTTAGCCCCCCACTGCCCACACACCAGGCAGGATGCACCAGCCGGTGAAAGGCAGCACATAAGCGGGATTTTATCTGATTAAACTAAGGCTGAACTCCCTTCCCATgcatgggctgggggcggggagCTGTGCAGGGACGGGGGTATATTAGCCAAAGCATTACAATTCAATTTAAGAGTTAATTGGATTGCATTGAAAAGCGCTTAATCTGAGCCGAGTTCGATTTAATAGAGACACCACATCTTCTGCTCCCTTCCTAACCAGGATGATGATTTTAGGGTGGGTGATTACCATCGCTATCCGGCTCCGGGCCCAGCTGCCGGCTGCTGATATCGTGTCgtacaaggaaataaaagcctCTAGATTACACCGGGTAACTCGGGGAGGCAGGATGCTCCGTGTAGGGACAACTGCTCCTTGGGCTCCCACCGCCTGCCTGCTTCTTCAAGATAAGGCTCAAGAAAGCAGTTGTGCTACCAGCAGGGACTGTGATTCCTCTGCGAGTCGCTGCTGGTTTATTTtgctcaaagaaaaagaaggaaaaaaaaaaaaaaagaaaaaaaaagagagagagagaaaaagagaaaatcgACAGCTAGGAAGAGATGAGATGACTTTTGGGAGCAAACTCTGGCTGAGTCAGCACTTGGCTCCTGAAAAACAATTTCCTCCCCATCCCGTTGC
Encoded proteins:
- the LOC101916429 gene encoding cholesterol side-chain cleavage enzyme, mitochondrial isoform X1, with translation MPLRVCASPGKPRYGWAGRGWGSADHFWLPRAPVPAALPGRDALACPCPWGGRDSSGGGQEHEHLALSEASRGDKRGHPRLPPPPPAPMLARAAGALRGWPPAPAGGCRRAGGAASPIPPAPRPFNQLPGDWRAGWLNLYRFWQEGGLHNVHHIMARKFQQFGPIYREKLGVYESVNIISPQDAATLFQAEGTLPERFSVPPWVAYRDYRNKPYGVLLKTGEAWRSDRLMLNKEVLSPQVVESFVPLLSQVGEDFIQRARAQVGKSGRERWTADFTHELFRFALESVCHVLYGERLGLLQDFVDPEAQRFIDAVTLMFHTTSPMLYLPPALLRHLNAKMWRDHVRAWDAIFSQADKCIQNVYRDLRLQRKSTKEYMGILCSLIMQDKLPLDDIKASVTEMMAGGVDTTSMTLQWAMFELARSPGVQEQLRAEVLAAKQEAAGDRVKMLKTIRLLKATIKETLRLHPVAVTLQRYTTQEVILQDYRIPPKTLVQVGLYAMGRDPEVFPKPEQFSPQRWLAAGPKHFKGLSFGFGPRQCLGRRIAELEMQLFLMQILENFKIETMRAVEVGTKFDLILIPDKPIYLTLRPLEPQA
- the LOC101916429 gene encoding cholesterol side-chain cleavage enzyme, mitochondrial isoform X2, which produces MDAGCIFKEGGLHNVHHIMARKFQQFGPIYREKLGVYESVNIISPQDAATLFQAEGTLPERFSVPPWVAYRDYRNKPYGVLLKTGEAWRSDRLMLNKEVLSPQVVESFVPLLSQVGEDFIQRARAQVGKSGRERWTADFTHELFRFALESVCHVLYGERLGLLQDFVDPEAQRFIDAVTLMFHTTSPMLYLPPALLRHLNAKMWRDHVRAWDAIFSQADKCIQNVYRDLRLQRKSTKEYMGILCSLIMQDKLPLDDIKASVTEMMAGGVDTTSMTLQWAMFELARSPGVQEQLRAEVLAAKQEAAGDRVKMLKTIRLLKATIKETLRLHPVAVTLQRYTTQEVILQDYRIPPKTLVQVGLYAMGRDPEVFPKPEQFSPQRWLAAGPKHFKGLSFGFGPRQCLGRRIAELEMQLFLMQILENFKIETMRAVEVGTKFDLILIPDKPIYLTLRPLEPQA